aaaattttcagacttgaaattcatttgaataattcgGCAATCAAGAGTCAAGAGTCAATTAAGTTCTTAATTTCAATGATCACTAGATAAAATGTCTTCTTATCaattacaagaaaaaataacaaattcgaTATCGTTCAACTATTTTAAAAGGaggttttaacattttcttgaaaggCAATTTTCCAGCAAAGATATATGGACGCCGTTCCCATCCCCTCAATGTAAACGAAAGATACCGATGAGGCGATAAGCCGAGTGGTGTCCAGCACTTAAGTTGATTTAGAAATAGTTCAAACGACAGTTGGATTTCGTGTCGCTCCACTAAATCCCCATTGATTGAAACGTTTGATTCATATCTAAAAATTCATCTCTTTAACTATCGGTCGTAGTATATAACTGTTTAGTACAAGTGCCATTCATAAAGTGCTGAACTGATTCGCTGTCGGAGGAAAATGGACGAGCGGAATACTGGATTAGGTTTACTCGTTATTCTGGCCCTGGCTTTGATCCTACCCGCCACATCGGATGTGACGTCATCTTACGTCACTCTGACCAGAGATGGCTACCAAAACGTTGTCGTTTCCATTGAAGAAAACTCCGGATTTGCCAGCTGTCAGGAGGGACTCGACACCGTCAAGGTAAAAATTACCAAGTATTAAGTATAAACTCGACAGCATTGCCAACCCTCGTGCGGTACTTGAGCAGGAAATGATTCGAAGCACTTCCAAGAGCTTCGCTCAAGCCCTGGAACGGCCGGCTTATTTTGGCAATGTCACCATCATCTTTCCCGACTCCTGGGCGGCCGATCCTCTTTGCAATTCGCTGCTGACGTCGGCCAATGTCAGCGACTTGCCGTGGGCCAGGAGTCATCGGGCCGACATACGGATAACGCCCGATCACCCGGTCTTCGGATGGCAGCCGCACTCGTTCCAGTACGGCCTGTGCCAACAGTCCGGCCTCCCCATCAATGTGCCATCGTCATTTGTCACTAGCGACACCGTTTTAgccaaaggtaaaaaaaaaaacaagtgataAATTCAGTTATCTCCCCGGACTTCCTCGTGTTGAAATGGCTAACAATCTAAGATCATTACGTAATCATAGGAATGAGAATGGCACGAGAATGGGCTCATTATCGTTACGGCGTTTTCGACGAGGGAGGAATGCCAAACGACCAACGTCACCCGTCCGGTTATTCGACGTACCAAACGGAAAGTCCGGACAAGATAATGCGCCCCAATATTTGCTCAGATCTCAAAACGCCTTCCGGAAGCTGGAGCAGGTACATTCATGCAATATTTGTTATAATGGATGgcgattaaaaaatggaaatcaataTTTGTTGCAGTGAAAATTGTCAATCGACTTCAACTGCCGATTCCACTTGCGAATTCATCGCTGATGTCTACAATCCGGACATCCGGTCTTCGCTGATGTATCGCCCGGATTTGGATCACgtaataatttttacaagCGGGAGAaaccatttattttgaatgctGTAAAACAGTTGAAGTTCTATTGTCTGCCTGTAGATGGAGAAGTTCTGTACCAAGGAAAATCACGACGACGGTGTGCCCAGCAAACTCAGTTATCACTGCGGCCGTCTCAGTGCCTCCGAAGTGATTTACAAGCACTCTGATTTcaagtaagaaaaaacaactttttaaacTCTGTCAAATCAAATCTAGAATTTTgtgacaattttttgaatgatttaaaTTCAGTCCCGGATTCACGCCGGCTAATGCTTCGGCCGACATCACGTTCAACGTTATCCAGAACCCGTTCAGCGGCTACCACGTCGTCCTGGATATGGCGTCATTCAAGGACGCGAAATCGGTAATCAAATTGACTTGATGTCTTCAATTATAACTTTAGCGAATGAACTTAATTCTGTCCGTTTGCGTTAGTTTGAGACGGCCAGATCGTCTCTGATGCAATTCATCAGTTTCTTTTTGGATCCCATTTGGTTATCCGTCGACGTGTACAATGGGTACAGTGTCACCGAGTTACAACCGCCAATGGTGCTCGACAGGTTCATCAAAAACGAGTTGTTGGTCAAAATAGCATCTTTGGAATACGTCGGTAGCAGTTCCGATAAATTTGGCGATGCTCTCTCAAGAGCTCAATCGGTATAGATGTCAACTGTCAATTTGTAATGGGTTGGTAAATAATTCATTCTATTTTTAACAGAGAGCCTATAGCGGGCAGGACGTCATCATTTTAACGGCCGTTCAGACATTTTCAAGTCTGAGCACTTGGGTCAAGTCGTACGAAGATAACAAAGTCAACGCCCATCTCGTTCATTTCGGAGTGTCGACGACCAAGGTGGACATCGCCCAACTGACCCGTTACGGCAGTTCGAATTTCGTGCCGAATGTCATCAACAACCGCGTACAGAGCGCCTACTCATGGGCGGTCAATATCCTTCAGTCCATTTACGGGAAAACGAGAACTCACCGAGCTAAAGtaatatcaaatcaaattttaattctcTTATCAATCGATAaactcatttttatattttgatttgattagatTTTTGAGCAGTCTGTCGTTCACGATTCGTCCTCCGACTTGAACAAGACGGGAACTTTTTACCTGGACAGTCCAGCGTCCAGGTTGCTGGTTTCGCTCTACTCCCTCGACGCCGATAACGCTGCCGTCTACGTCAGATCGTTCACTCTCATCCAATCTAACGGACTGAGAAACGACACAATGGACGTAGCAATTTCTTTCGATGATTTCTATACATTTACCTTGGAATCTGCGCTTGAACCACTTCCTCGGGTAAATTCGAATTTGAATTTCGAAAACTCTGAAATTCGCAGTGAAAacatgtaattttttattcatttaatttttattttcttcgcaGGGTCTGTGGCgttttgaaatcatttttgttaaGTCCACTTCCAGCCTGCCGGATAAACGACTGGATATCTGGGCTGAATCTACCAATTCGTCTCAAATCCAGCTGCGAACGTGGAACAGCGCCCTGGATAACCAGCCGTTAGATTTCACTCAAGCACCGGTCGGCCTTTACGCCCAGCTGACGCAGAACAACAAGCCGATTCGCGGAGCCAATGTCACGGCCTTCGTCTACGTCAGCGACAGTGGTGGATCGACTTCCAGTTTGCTGGCCGAAACCCCTTTGATGGACGAAGGAGTTTCAGGTATAACCCCAAAAGTTCCAGCAGCGCTGAATTGTTAAATCATTTATCCCTTTATTATTAGATGTGACGTCCGGTGACGGAATCTATTCCGGTTTCATGACCAAACCGTCGAATTCGTCTTTCTCCTATTCCGTCTATTACCGGGCGTACGGCGTCAACAGCTTGGCCGAGGTCGACAATGGTAACCTAACCCAATTAATTACTATTCAAACTGAAAActtaatttcaaatgtttgtttctttcttgtagGAGTAAACAGCCGGCAACCGACGACCGGAAGCGTTATCCCCATGTCGAATCCTGTTCCGACCGCCATCCAATTCAACCGTTTCGAATACGGGCCGAGCTTTCAATTGACGTCTGTGCCAACCAATACATTCGACCTGATTCCACCGCAGCGCATCACCGATCTGACCATCCTCTCCTACGATTCGTCCAGCAGGACGGCCGTCCTCGGCTGGACCGCCTCCAAAGACAATTACGGAACGAGCGATTTCGGTCCGTGCTTAAATTTCTCTCCTTATTAATTTTCCCAAATAATTATATCCGATTGATATTTTCTATCCAGTTACTCATTACCGGCTGGAACGATCCATCGATACGCGAGAAACCGTAACGACGGACTATCCATCTCTTGCCATAGTGGACGGAACAGTGAATATGACGGTCCAGGTGCCTTCCGTCAACGAGGGCGAGTACGTCAAGTATCGGGTGCAGGGCCGGGACTCTTCGGTCAATTACGGCGAAGTTTCCAACGTCGTCTCGTTGGCCGGCCCGACTCCGGTACCTCCGACCGGCGGATTATCCACGGCTGGACTGTGGGCCATCATCGGCACTTTCATCGCCCTGGTTGTCATCATCCTCATCATCGTCCTCATCCGCTGTTGCTGCCCAGTCGAAGCCAAGCGCAGAAAGAGAGAAGCCCAGCGCAAGATGCGCAATCTGTTCTCGTCCAGCGACACGTCGACCAGACGGGCGGAAGAGACGCCAGTCCCCATATACATATCACCGTCAGCACCAACCTTCCAGCAATTGCAATCGTCGGAAAATATAAGACTCCCCGATTAGACTTTAACATCTCATCAAAGAagcacaataaaaaaagaaagtatacATCTTCCTCCCGCATAGTTCCCAATCCCGATTCCCAGTGAAATTCCATTATCTTTTTGTACGTATAATTTCAATCGCTactcaaatttattttcgatGTAAAGTCATGAGAATACACGATTCTGCAAGCAAGAGTTTGCAAGTTCTTTTCACTGATCACTAGATGCTCCTAAATCACTCTACCTTATTCGATCAACATTTCTTCTCATATGTTTTCTTTGCAAACTATAAGAAAAATAgcaatttcgtttctttcagAACTTAATAGCACATTTAAGCATTTTCTTGAATTGCAATTTAACAAAATGTaaccgcccgataagggacttgaacccttgacctcaggattaaaagtcccgcgctctaccaactgagctaaccgggctacGGAAACTCTGAAACTGTGTTACAACAATATCACATCAAATATCAAATGATGACTTTTGCCACTGATGTATTACGAGAATACACGATTCTGTAAGCAAAAGTCAACCAAGTTCTTTTCACTGATCGCAAGACGGTCCTAAATCACTCCTCTATCTTCGATCTACATTTCTTCTCATGTTTTCTTTGCAAACTGCCAAAccataagaaaaaatagaaaattcgtTTCTTTCAGATCTTATTAGCACATTTaagcattttctttatttgcaatttaataaaatgtaaccgcccgataagggacttgaacccttgacctcaggattaaaagtcccgcgctctaccaactgagctaaccgggctacGAAAATTACGAAATTGTGTTACAAACATATCCAATCAAATATCAAATGATGACTTTTGCCACTTATTATTACGTATTtacttataatttttttcctgtaCTATTATTATCAAGCTCGCattgaaatttccttttttcctctttatttattttttatcttttctttttttatttgctcaTTTGAGTTGCGCAACCCTTGCATAAATTTATTCTACAAGACTACAACAGCTAGCGCATAATCATTGAGGCAACTTGGTCATTTCACATTTGCGTTTACTTAAAGGCTCCCGTGCAAACAGCCGCATCGCTTTTTTACGCCTACTAACCCTATAAAGGAGAGTTTACGTCATACTTGTGTACAAGGAAATAATTGGGTCGGTATTAATCAGTGAGGGAGAGCTCTCTGGCGTGTTGGTGAAAAACCTGAAAGGTTGAAAGTTCCGTTTGGTAGTTTCCTAAAACAGactacaaaacaaataattttataaactTAACTGGATCAAGAGCATATaagcctcgatagcgcagtaggcagcgcgcgagtctcataatctcgaggtcgtgagttcgaacctcactcggggcagtATTTTGCGGCGATTGCATCGTTTAAGTTGGATGTAGGCCTATCATGATATATTACCGTAATTTATTTCCTAAATGAActggcaaattttttttttcgtttataaTTCCAACAAAGTCGGATGAGGATTGCGGATGTCAGGTCACAGCGCCCGTAGCGGCCTGATAATCATAAGGCATCAGGATGAAAACAGACGTCGATTTGTTTTCAGATCCGCATGTATTGCACGTGGTGTTGCACTTGCGAGTTTTTTAGCAGCAAGTTGAGGGAGGAGTAGATCATGATTCatgacttttgatttttttaattgtaactAATAACGAGGTCGAAGATtaaggaaaaatcaaaatgagtaATAATTCTGATGAGAACAATGGTAGCGAAAAGGTGCCTGGAAAGAACCAAAAAGAAGCAGGAAAACTATCTcagtttgaaaagaaaaaactaaaacaaaaagaatatgaTAAACAAGTGAATGTTTTAACTCATAAAGGAGGCCTGGACAACTTTACCATCTCTCAATATCAACAATCAGAAAAGAAGTTAGCTGAGTTAGAGAATGCTGTTGACATCAAGATTGAAAACTTCAACATATCAGCCAAAGGCAAGAGTTTATTTACAAATGCCAGCCTTTTGATTGCTCAAGGCAGAAGATATGGACTTGTTGGACCTAATGGGTAAAtgacttattttaaaatatcttgTCCTATGACTATGAATGCATTTGTTACTCTTGTTTCTTAATTTACAGACATGGCAAAACAACTCTTTTACGTCATATAGCTTCCAGAGCTCTGTAATGACTCGCCCCGCCTTCCATATGTTCTCTCTCCTCATCTAAGCAACCGTGAGGTTGCTTGACTCTTCTTCGCGCTTCCCTAGTTAAGGAAAGCTGGTCAACGTCCCCCAACAGCTCGTGGGTGCTGGCCGTGACGAACCAGTGGACCGAACATCCCCCTTTCTTATTCTGTGGTTTTCCTAACACATGTGTCCCTGAGTTTCTCTTTGTCTTCCCCCAGTATAAAAGCCCGACGTCTGCCTAATCCCGGCAGATCGTCACCGGCAACTGCAACCCCAACATCTGGTAAATAAACGTTTCTACAGTCTCTTAAAGTGTAAGTGTTATTATTTGTATTGTGACTAAACATCACaaattggtgaacgtgccagtTTTTGGTTACGAACATTCAATTTAACTTAACATCCACCGAGGGAAGAAGCAGATATCACCAGCCAGGGTAAGTGAATGACGACTCCAACATTACCTTCTAGCGATACATCTTTTTCTGTATTAAACGAGTTGTTGTTATGACGACGCGGCCGTCGGTTTCTTTCTCTATAGTCGCCGGAATTTTTCTCAAGTCTACCGATACATCGAGTAGAGCAATCGTCCCTTCAAATTTCTGCGACGTGAGCGCAAAAGTTTGTTCCAGGAGGCAGCGATCTTCGGACATTGTGAGACTTTGGGAAATGTACGATTGAATAACTGTTGCACGGTTGTACGACTGAATAACTGATCTTGTAGATCACCGTATTTATAGGATAGGAACTGGAGGCCTTTAGTacaactttctttttgtttctctttttttatatatatagggTTGAATAAATGCCACTGATGTGTAAAGTTTGAAGTTAATGAAGTAAACAACTTCTAGTGAAATTTGGAAATTCACATAGTTTTAGAAATTATTCAAGTATAAGTATaagcaaaatttcaaaaattaataacttgtaaaatGGGTTTACTAGTATAGAAAGGTcttgaaagttttctttttagttaggCCTTAATTTCGTAATCTCTAAGGTCGTCTCCGATATACTTTGCAAATTTACGATCCATATCGAACACAATTTCTCTTTCCAAATCGCTTTCTTCGGATTCTAATTCCATAGGCTCAGTACTAAAATATCGGGAGCCAAGTGGGGGAGGCAAGTTCACACGCTTTTCCCTTTGCAAACGTCGAAGGTGTCGAACCTTTAAAACCGGAGTCGTTTCGTCGTTACAACTCATTCCGTCCTTGCTGCCTGAAGCTGAAGCAGTATTCTTGAGTTCATTAGTATTTTGTTGGGTGGCTGTGGCTTCTGCTGGAGCCTCCCAGCCCTTGAAAGGTATCCCACAGAAATCAAATTTGGGTACATCTAGTTCTTCCAGGGGTGGCATCTCACACGATAATTCTGGTAAGTCTTCATAATCTGGTCTGAAGTTTGCCTTAGCCACAATCATTTCATTGATTTCGCGGATTCGTTCGCGGTAGTATTTTCCAAAACGGTCGTGGATGGTTGGTTTACTGACTGTTACTACTGGGTTCTGTTTTACTTGAGTTTTGATATTGTACAGGCGAAGGTATTGGTAAATGCTGTTGCGTTGTTCCTTTGCTGCGGTCGCCATGGGAGTGAGGTCAAACTTATTCACTACGTCTAGGCGGGCTTTGTTTGCTATCAGAATTTTTAGAGTTGGAATGTCACTTACATAGTGAGCTGGTGTATTTCCGTTGTTATCTAGTAGATTGACCATAGCTCCATTTTGAAGTAAAATTTTCACTATTTCTGGGCGTCCTTTTTCAACAGCTAGATGAATGTAGGAAACTGATTTGTGAATCCTCTTGTTCACAATGTATGGGAATTCTTCGAGGGTCACAAGTTGTTCCATGGTCCTTACATCATTTCTTCGAATTGCTGCTGATATCGGGCAGTTGTACTTTCTTCTGATTAGAAAAGATTGAGCTTTCGGTTTTAAGCTGAGGATGTAGTCGATGCATTTCCGCGCTTGATGGCTAATAGCCAATGTCAGTGGAAATTCTTCGTTATGCAAGTCGTGGTCCAAGAGGTTTCCCCTTTGGATGTGGAGTAACTTCAATGTCTCCACGTCATCTCTAGAAATTAGAATTTCGGTCACTGTCCTAGCCATCCTATCTTCTGGTAGGATGCTGGCATCCCGAGCAATTAGGTCGTCGACCATCCTTGTCCTATTCAGACGCACGGCTATCAGGAGTGCTGTTTCATTTTGTGGGTTGTATTCTTCTATATTCGAATTGAGGCGGCCTAACTACACTGATGGAACATATAGGCAAAATCGGTAATACTAAAGTCCGTTGTTCATTGTCATGTTTATAACTGATACTTCTATCACTCGGGTTAATAACTATCTCGTGCGCTGCCAAAAAATCATAACCTAAGATACATCCTTCATCCAAATCTGAAATGACATAAAATTGGTGCGTACAAGTGTGTCGTCGTGCTAACTTAATATTTAAATCATATCGCCCTATTGGCTGAACTACTTCTCCTGACACTGTTCTAAATAATTGCATATACGGGTCGGATGCATGtaattctttaatttcattatacggaatacatattaATAAGCGGTGTGCTAAGAAACTAGCTGCAGCACCAGTATCTACGAGTGCTTGTGTTTTTAATGAACTAAATTGAACAGGAATTCTCATTAACTGTGCTATACTAGAGATAATAGGTAATGTATTTACAGGTGCTGACGTCAACAAGCCTATTGTCGCTGTTGCGGCGTCTCTGGTGGGTTCGTGCGACATTCTCTAGCGTAATGTCCTCGTTTACCACATGCGTAACACTCTATGTCTCGTCTGGTTCTATAGTCGCGTTGATTGTTGTAGTTTCCTGTTGTACGTGGTCTGGTACCAGTATAAGGAGTTTGACGATATTGGAAGTTATTGGGTGTTCGATCTTGAAATTGTCGAGGACGAGGGTAAGGGGTATTTTCAGGAAAACGTCTGCGGAACGAATCGTTGTTGGTACGCTGAAAATTGTTTCTATCGGGCTGGTTGTTGTTAAAGTTAGGACGCGGCGGTGTTTGATCGCGGCGTGAACGGCTATCGACAGTTTGATGATATCTATTGTCTCCTGGGCTACGTGAACGATAATAAGAGTTCTCCCTACCTCGATCTCGAGAGTAATTATTATCCTGACTGGGTCGAGAAGGGGGTTGTTGGAAACGTATACGGCTTTCGGAATTAGGACGTCTTCGATCACCTGACGGTGACCGATGTCGGTTATAGGCCTCGGTGATGGCCACTGTTGGTAGGGCTACCTCTGGTGTCTCCTGTGGGTTAGTTGGATTGATTTTTAGAACTGCCATTTGTTTTTCGAGTTTGGataatttggttttttgtctGTAAAGTTCGACATCTTGTTCATCCTCATGTGCGGAAATTCCTGCTATCGTCGCCTGCAAACTCTTATCTTCGTTTTGTTCCATCCTATTTACTATAGTTTCTGCTGCATACGTAATTTCGCATACATCTTCATACGAACTATCTACGCCTATGCGCGTCCATACTACTTTCTTGATTGTTGGTAATAGACCTTTAAGtaaaatcttttgttttgccTCACCTCTGATCTTCCTCAGAGATCTTGCTAGTTCGATGGCTTCTGGGGGAGCGATCGCTTCGTCaataacaatttcttttccatggATAATATCGTATAGATGATTAAGTCGACTAACAAAAGTTTGAGTGCTTTGTTCAGGTCCTTGTCTTAATTCATTTAACTGTTTCCTTAAATTCTCTACTTCTGATTCCGTCAAAAATCGATTAATGAGAGCTTTCTCCCAGGCATCGTAATCATCCCTATTTGTGGCTCTATCCATATAATCACTGTGCCAATCTGCAGCATCGCCTCGTAACCTATCAGAAAAATACTTGATCTTATCTCTAGGTGTCCATCCTGCGCTTTGAGCTACTCTCTCTGCATCTTTCAACCAGTTATTAATTAGCTGTTCTCCTCGTTTCCCTTTAAACACTGGAATAAACTTTCGTTCATCCTGTGAGTATAGTTCACGAAGGTGACTTTTAGTTACGGGAACATCGTCTGGGTTAGGGGTAGTTGCACGTAGACCACCTCTAACGGTCTGTATTTGTTGTTGGAGGCTcgatggtggtggtgtggtAGGGGGTGGTGTAGGAGGTTTTGGCGGTGGCGTCGGAGGGGCCGGAGTCATGGTTGTAGGTGGAGCTACTTGCACTGGCTGTAGTGTCAATTGAAGTTGTAACGCAGCTATATCGTTCGTTAGTGTTTGATTAGTGTGTCGTAAAGAGTCTACTGATACTTGTTTAGTTGCGACGTCCTGTTGTAATTTCGTTAATTGGGCAGTTAGTTGTACGTTCTGGTCTGTTAGGATCGCTAAATTAGCTAGATCTACGTTTATTATCCGATTTAGCTGTGTGGTTAATTGGGCATTAGCCTTCGTTAGGGTTATTACCTCGCTATCGGTTGTTGTACACGCGTTTTTAAGAGACTCGTGTTCGTCGGACAGTAACTTATAGTTATGGTTAAGCTGTGCAACGGTGTCCTTGGTATCCTCCTTTAGTTCGTCTAGTACTTTGTTCAGGTCACTAATAGTGGTTTTATGTGCTTCTACTTCCTGTTTTGTTGATTCTAATTCAGttttcgttaaaataagtgtTTTATCATCACTACCAGTTTCGTGTGCTCTTAACTTTTCCTCTAAGTCAGTTATCAAATTTTGTCGGAAATAATTAGTTCTTGTACTATCGTCTATTTCTGCAGTTAAACGTGTGTTTTCTACGAGTGCGTCTGCAAGTTTTCTAGAAAATTCTCCTCGTACTTTATCGACTTCCTTCGCAGTTCTATCCTTTTGGTTAACTACCTGCGATTCAAGGCTCTTTGCATAGTTTTCTAGATATATTTGTTTAAACAATAACTCACGTTTGAATAACTTAAAAGCTTTTGTCCGAAAATCAACTTCTTTGCTGTGCGCTGTTTTAATTTCTTGTACTATTGGATTGAAAATTAAAGGATCGGCTTTTATCTGGGTAAGGTAAGTTGTTAGGTTAGCTATTACCTTATCTCTCGCATCTCCAGTAATATACTGAGAACCACCTAATTCTTTCTTAAAAAGTTCGTACGTATACTGTTTTAACGAATTATAGACTTTACTTGAtatatctttctttttcgcgagTATCTCGCTCCTTGTTACACGTCGTGTGGAGGAACTATCTGATGCAACGTCTTGAGAGAGTTTAATTAAACTATTCCACTCTAACAAAAATTTCTCTCTAATTTGCAAAACATCGTGTGGGAGTGAATTGGTATACTGATCTTCGTTTAAATCGACTTCCCCTATCAGGGACTCGTTTAATACAGAAAAGATCGCTGCCTCCTGGAACAAACTTTTGCGCTCACGTCGCAGAAATTTGAAGGGACGATTGCTCTACTCGATGTATCGGTATAGACTTGAGAAAAATTCCGGCGACTATAGAGAAAGAAACCGACGGCCGCGTCGTCATAACAACAACTCGAGTTGTTATGCGCAGAAGCGAATTCTACACGACCACGACATTGCCGAATTGGAAGAGAGTGACGATGGTCGTTCCGAAGGAGAGGAGGGGGAAACCGCTGAAGACAGTCATACGGGAGCAATTGCCCCTGAAACCCCCCCAGAATCCGacgaggaagaggaggaaacGGAGCCGGAGGAAACACCGTCCGAAGCAA
This sequence is a window from Daphnia pulicaria isolate SC F1-1A chromosome 7, SC_F0-13Bv2, whole genome shotgun sequence. Protein-coding genes within it:
- the LOC124350514 gene encoding calcium-activated chloride channel regulator 4A-like, producing the protein MDERNTGLGLLVILALALILPATSDVTSSYVTLTRDGYQNVVVSIEENSGFASCQEGLDTVKEMIRSTSKSFAQALERPAYFGNVTIIFPDSWAADPLCNSLLTSANVSDLPWARSHRADIRITPDHPVFGWQPHSFQYGLCQQSGLPINVPSSFVTSDTVLAKGMRMAREWAHYRYGVFDEGGMPNDQRHPSGYSTYQTESPDKIMRPNICSDLKTPSGSWSSENCQSTSTADSTCEFIADVYNPDIRSSLMYRPDLDHMEKFCTKENHDDGVPSKLSYHCGRLSASEVIYKHSDFNPGFTPANASADITFNVIQNPFSGYHVVLDMASFKDAKSFETARSSLMQFISFFLDPIWLSVDVYNGYSVTELQPPMVLDRFIKNELLVKIASLEYVGSSSDKFGDALSRAQSRAYSGQDVIILTAVQTFSSLSTWVKSYEDNKVNAHLVHFGVSTTKVDIAQLTRYGSSNFVPNVINNRVQSAYSWAVNILQSIYGKTRTHRAKIFEQSVVHDSSSDLNKTGTFYLDSPASRLLVSLYSLDADNAAVYVRSFTLIQSNGLRNDTMDVAISFDDFYTFTLESALEPLPRGLWRFEIIFVKSTSSLPDKRLDIWAESTNSSQIQLRTWNSALDNQPLDFTQAPVGLYAQLTQNNKPIRGANVTAFVYVSDSGGSTSSLLAETPLMDEGVSDVTSGDGIYSGFMTKPSNSSFSYSVYYRAYGVNSLAEVDNGVNSRQPTTGSVIPMSNPVPTAIQFNRFEYGPSFQLTSVPTNTFDLIPPQRITDLTILSYDSSSRTAVLGWTASKDNYGTSDFVTHYRLERSIDTRETVTTDYPSLAIVDGTVNMTVQVPSVNEGEYVKYRVQGRDSSVNYGEVSNVVSLAGPTPVPPTGGLSTAGLWAIIGTFIALVVIILIIVLIRCCCPVEAKRRKREAQRKMRNLFSSSDTSTRRAEETPVPIYISPSAPTFQQLQSSENIRLPD